In the candidate division TA06 bacterium genome, AGGTAGGCATGGGCGATGCGCTTTGATTTGATGGCATTGCGCAAGGTGGTGGTCACGTGCAGCTGGCCGATCAGCTGCTCAAAATTCTGGGGCCGCCACTTGCGGGCTAAGACTAAATAGGACATAACAAAACCAGCATCTATAATTACTAGTGTCTAAACTCTAAACTCTAAACAAATATCAATTACCAAAATTCAAAACGACTGTTTGAGGTTTGTGGTTTGGATATTATTTAGGATTTCGATATTAGGTTTTAGGGTTTAAATAAGTGGGCCAGGCTTATCCGATAACAAGGAGAGGTCGTGCTTACCGTTGCTACCTTCCGGTCCTGGCGGGGTTGGCAAACATCACTTCCATCGGGCCCGGCCCAACATTGATTTTAACAGAGGACGATGGTTTTGTCAACAAGTTTGGGCCGCTCCCAAATAGGAAGTAACAAAAAATGGGAAATAGGAACCACTGCCCTTGGTTTCACTTCCCACTTCCCATTTCCCATCCATTCGTCTGTGGAGCCGGGTGGCCTTTCTCAGGACAAGTTTAGCTGCTTCCCATTTATTTTTGTCTCTCCAGCATCCTCCTGATCCCCGACTGCACCACCTCCAGCTCGGCCGAGGTGCAGGTCTTGTCCAATCCCCGGACGCCGTAGAAATCCTTGTTCAATGGCCGCCACAGCTCGGGGTCGTACAGGCCGAAGATGGCGAAGGTGGGCGCTCCCACCGCCGCCGAAAGGTGCATGATGCCGGTATTGTTGCACACCACCAGCTGCAGCTGGCTGATGACCCCGGCCAGCTGCCGGATGTCCAGGCCGGGCAGGGGCGTCACCTTGGCGTTGACCGCCCCCATGAACCGCTCGCCCAGGTCGTCCTCGCGCGGCCCCCAGAACACGGCCACCTGGAATCCCAGTTCTCCGGCCAGCCAGTCGGCCAGGGCCGCGTACTTCTGGTAAGGCCACCGGTTCGGCGTATTGTAGGCGCCCAGGTTCAGGCCGATGGTCTTCTCCGGAACCAGATGGTGGTCCCACAGCACCTTCTGGCCCTGTTCCTTCTCCTCCGGAGTCAGGCAGACCTCTTCCGACAGGTCGCCGGTGGTGATCCCCAGGTGCTCCAGGATCAAAAGGCTGCGCTTGGTTTCGTGGATGGGCGAAACTGAAGGAGCCGACAGTACATTGTAAAAAAGATTGGGCCGGAAATCATAGAACGGCATTTCCGCCGTCCCCAGCCGGTAGCGGGCCCCGGACAACAGGGATAGGACATCGCTGGAGAGCGAGTGGGAAACGGTGTTCAGCACGATGCATAGGTCATAGGGCTGCCGCAGGCCCTGGAACAGCCGGAACAGCCTTTGGGGCGTGGCCAGTTTAAGCTTTTCCGGATAGACCAGCACCTGATCGATGTTTGGATTGTTCTGCAGGACGGAGTTGGTATAATAGCGGGCCAAAACGGTTATTTTGGCATTCGGAAATTTTTGCCTTAAGGCCCGGTAGACCGGCGTGGTCAGGATCAGATCGCCCAGCTGGTCGTGCTGCCGGATCACCAGAATGCTTTTGACCGAACCAAGGTCCACCTGGTCCGGGGAGTAAAGCACGTCGGGCAGGAAGGCAGAGAAAAGGCCGATCAGGGCCTTCTTGAAAATTTTTTCAGTTTTGGGTATGCGCATGAAGTTGATTGTGATATATGGGGATTATTGGGGAAACAGAAGGCATTAAGGTTTGCACAATGGGTGCGTAATCATCTATAGCCAACTATCGACAGAAAATGGTTAAGCATATTTGTCACCCATCCATATTGTCAAACCGCTTGTTTTACATCATTTTTATTCGTAAAGTTGTTTTTGAATTATATAACCTCTACAAATGACATAACATTTAAAGGGACAATTCACAACCCCTACAGTTTTGTCATCTTTATAAAAATTTATTTCATCCTTTACTTCTTTGGGCGTTTTCCCAAATAGTTTTTGGGTCAATTTTAAAATATTATCTTCAACCTTTTGCCCAATCTTTCCATTATTCACTCCTTTTCTGTCCCAATTTGCCAAGGCAATTCCAAGCTGGAAAACTGCAAGTTCATCGTTTGAAAGTTCATATTGCAAACCAATAACTTTCTGCTCGACATACTTCACCTTTTTTGTTACAGGTGCCCAACCTTCCTCTCTTTTTTCTTTTCCCTCAACCCAAGGAAGAACATAATCCTCAATATATTTTAAGTCAGCTATGAAATTCTGCTGTTTCTTTTCTGTCATAAGCTGCATGGATGCATTTTCCAAAACATTACATAATATGGATAACTGAATTGGGTCATCATAAACATCCCCGAACAAAAGACTCAGGGATTGATTGAAGTTAACACCGTAATATACAAGGTCTAGGATTGCGATTAACTTCTGTCCGTTTTGTATATTTGTTCCCTTTATACTTAGTTGCGGAAAATGTTTCCCAAAAACCACCACGTTGTTTGCAAGGTCTTGGAGAATTTCATTCCAAAAGCAAATTCCAACTGGAAATTTATTTACGGCAACTCTTTTACCAGAAATCAATCTAATTGCAGATTGAATCTTAGTGTCAGAAGGAGC is a window encoding:
- a CDS encoding glycosyltransferase family 9 protein, with protein sequence MRIPKTEKIFKKALIGLFSAFLPDVLYSPDQVDLGSVKSILVIRQHDQLGDLILTTPVYRALRQKFPNAKITVLARYYTNSVLQNNPNIDQVLVYPEKLKLATPQRLFRLFQGLRQPYDLCIVLNTVSHSLSSDVLSLLSGARYRLGTAEMPFYDFRPNLFYNVLSAPSVSPIHETKRSLLILEHLGITTGDLSEEVCLTPEEKEQGQKVLWDHHLVPEKTIGLNLGAYNTPNRWPYQKYAALADWLAGELGFQVAVFWGPREDDLGERFMGAVNAKVTPLPGLDIRQLAGVISQLQLVVCNNTGIMHLSAAVGAPTFAIFGLYDPELWRPLNKDFYGVRGLDKTCTSAELEVVQSGIRRMLERQK
- a CDS encoding DNA polymerase III subunit gamma/tau, which codes for MSYLVLARKWRPQNFEQLIGQLHVTTTLRNAIKSKRIAHAYL